A window from Pseudomonas alloputida encodes these proteins:
- a CDS encoding N-acetylmuramoyl-L-alanine amidase, with the protein MLSTLKKTLISFLLLSVAGCSTGLRIDRSHPSANQDNRIQFVVLHYTNASLERSLALLTHGEVSSHYLIGDGPATVYQLVDENRRAWHAGESQWQGRTWLNSSSIGIEIVNPGFTDTPNGRVWHPYSEAQVQALIALLKDIVKRNNIEPRHIIGHSDIAPLRKLDPGPLFPWKRLADAGLGIWPDANAVARQQAYFSVNPPSVGWYQQELARFGYQIEQTGVLDVATRHVVAAFQMRFRPQRFDGMPDAQTAAMLQVLNRMR; encoded by the coding sequence GTGCTTTCCACGCTTAAAAAAACCCTGATTTCCTTTTTGCTATTGTCTGTCGCCGGTTGCTCGACGGGCCTGCGCATCGACCGCAGTCACCCTTCGGCCAATCAGGACAACCGCATCCAGTTCGTTGTCCTGCATTACACCAATGCTTCGCTGGAGCGCTCGCTGGCGCTGCTTACCCATGGTGAAGTCAGCAGCCATTACCTGATCGGCGATGGCCCGGCTACGGTGTATCAGCTGGTAGATGAAAACCGTCGCGCCTGGCATGCCGGTGAGAGCCAGTGGCAGGGGCGCACCTGGCTGAACTCCTCGTCCATTGGTATCGAGATCGTCAACCCGGGCTTCACCGACACCCCGAACGGCCGGGTCTGGCACCCTTACAGCGAGGCGCAGGTCCAGGCGCTGATCGCGCTGCTCAAGGACATTGTCAAACGCAACAACATCGAACCACGCCATATCATCGGCCATAGTGACATCGCCCCGCTGCGCAAGCTGGACCCGGGGCCATTGTTCCCGTGGAAGCGCCTGGCCGACGCCGGGCTGGGTATCTGGCCGGATGCCAACGCGGTGGCACGGCAGCAAGCCTACTTCAGCGTCAACCCGCCAAGCGTTGGCTGGTACCAGCAGGAGCTGGCACGGTTTGGCTATCAGATCGAGCAGACCGGCGTGCTGGATGTCGCCACACGTCATGTGGTCGCCGCCTTCCAGATGCGCTTCCGCCCGCAGCGCTTCGACGGTATGCCGGATGCGCAGACAGCAGCGATGCTGCAGGTACTTAACCGCATGCGTTGA
- a CDS encoding EAL domain-containing protein, translating to MSAFIALLRQIFYRPWMLATLAALASAAVLLSASIGIALQQMKQSESEQMNAQGERFLERLEQVFGQLREGVDLLQAQPLRGCSPAMLAALQQVGLNSRFIYEAAYVDGNVACSNRGDERAFVPLRAPDIQGPTYSYWLNTTTEPNENLAALMLGRGKFLVSTSRGHLTDVVDLPPGGSLVVVLDNGARAIPVLGPPQVWPPPSAWSTSHKSLLELSDRLIYRMPTKSPDYQLVLIAPRASLPLKMNGMLWLLFPGSVLAACCIGWLVLQLILQRRSMSSELQNALRRGELQVLYQPIIELDSRRCVGAEALVRWRRPDGTLTSPDLFIPLAENTGQIRQITDFVLQRVLEQLGQLLRSHPKLYISINLAACDVMVPRIGRVAARLLALHRVAPSQIAFEVTERGLIDVVVARDNLQALRAVGHQVLIDDFGTGYCSLAYLQTLPVDCLKIDKAFIDALGHDAASSGVAPHIIRMAHDLHLRVIAEGIEFEDQAVLLNSEGVNYGQGWLFARPLNARQFAELVTRGHLPRRV from the coding sequence ATGTCAGCCTTCATCGCCTTGCTGCGCCAAATTTTTTACCGTCCCTGGATGCTGGCCACTTTGGCAGCGCTGGCCAGCGCCGCGGTGTTGCTCTCTGCCAGCATCGGCATTGCCCTGCAACAAATGAAACAAAGCGAAAGCGAACAGATGAATGCCCAGGGCGAGCGTTTTCTGGAACGGCTCGAACAGGTGTTCGGCCAACTGCGCGAAGGGGTCGATCTGCTGCAGGCCCAACCCTTGCGCGGCTGCAGCCCGGCAATGTTGGCAGCCTTGCAGCAGGTTGGCCTGAACTCGCGGTTCATCTATGAAGCGGCTTATGTAGATGGCAATGTTGCCTGCTCCAACCGCGGTGATGAGCGAGCGTTCGTTCCCTTGCGGGCGCCAGATATCCAGGGGCCGACGTACAGCTACTGGCTTAACACCACCACCGAGCCGAACGAGAACCTGGCAGCACTGATGCTGGGTCGGGGCAAGTTTCTGGTTTCCACCTCCCGTGGGCATTTGACCGATGTGGTGGACCTGCCCCCAGGTGGCAGCCTGGTGGTGGTGCTGGACAACGGCGCCCGGGCCATTCCGGTGCTCGGCCCGCCACAGGTATGGCCACCACCCTCGGCCTGGTCGACCAGCCACAAGTCTCTGTTGGAACTCAGTGATCGGCTGATCTACCGAATGCCGACCAAGTCGCCGGATTACCAGTTGGTGCTGATTGCCCCGAGGGCCAGTCTGCCGTTGAAGATGAACGGCATGCTCTGGTTGCTGTTCCCCGGTAGCGTGCTGGCGGCCTGCTGCATCGGTTGGTTGGTACTGCAGTTGATTCTGCAACGACGGTCGATGAGTTCAGAGTTGCAGAATGCCTTGCGTCGTGGAGAGCTGCAGGTGCTCTACCAGCCAATCATCGAGCTCGACAGCCGGCGCTGTGTGGGCGCCGAGGCCTTGGTGCGCTGGCGCCGCCCGGACGGCACCCTGACCAGCCCGGACCTTTTCATTCCGCTGGCGGAGAATACCGGGCAGATTCGCCAGATCACCGACTTTGTCCTGCAGCGTGTGCTTGAACAGCTCGGACAGCTACTGCGCTCGCACCCCAAGCTATACATATCGATAAACCTGGCGGCCTGCGATGTGATGGTGCCACGTATTGGCCGGGTGGCGGCGCGCTTGTTGGCCTTGCATCGAGTGGCGCCCAGCCAGATTGCCTTCGAGGTGACCGAGCGCGGCCTGATCGACGTGGTGGTCGCCCGTGACAATCTGCAGGCGCTACGTGCCGTGGGGCACCAGGTGCTGATCGACGACTTTGGTACCGGTTATTGCAGCCTGGCCTACCTGCAAACCCTGCCAGTGGACTGCCTGAAAATCGACAAGGCATTCATCGACGCTCTGGGCCACGATGCCGCCAGTAGCGGTGTGGCCCCGCATATCATCCGCATGGCCCATGACTTGCACCTGCGGGTAATTGCCGAAGGAATCGAGTTCGAGGACCAGGCGGTGCTGCTGAACAGCGAGGGGGTCAATTATGGCCAGGGCTGGTTGTTTGCCCGGCCGCTGAACGCCCGGCAGTTTGCCGAGTTGGTGACTCGTGGGCACCTGCCGCGGCGGGTGTAG
- a CDS encoding KinB sensor domain-containing domain, whose product MKWPPMKLRTRLFLSISTLVTVALLGLLLGLVSMLQMATVQQRLVRDTTHALEVGLKLRQNLGEQLMLILDEDTAPESLRLLQDNFQDLLNQGLEQGGERTGFSKASSNYQAFLQTYRDSATPARSMGVDQPLGAAFNQVRTDLIDSHKQALDLITRSEERTRDRALLVSGVLGLMGLVVLVLGFITAHNIARRFGQPIEALAKAADQLGKGNFDVTLPVTQAAELNQLTRRFGLMADALRKHQATNVDELLAGQQRLQAVLDSIDDGLLIIDRQGRLEHLNPVAQRQLGWNDSRLGSSLVEALQRPELEQQLRQVLRGGSLDRPPDDLNMEVDEESRLLTYSLTPVSHPQGPILGAVMVLHDVTEQRAFERVRSEFVLRASHELRTPVTGMHMAFGLLRERVKFPPEARENDLLETIGEEMQRLTQLINDLLNFSRYQSGLQKLELAPCAIDDLLDHAQSRFAEQAAHKQIELIKELDPPLPRIQADVAQLDRVLDNLLHNAIRHTANGGRIRLHARRHAERVIISVEDNGEGISYGQQARIFEPFVQVGRKKGGAGLGLALCKEIVQLHGGRMGVFSRPGQGTQFYMALPV is encoded by the coding sequence ATGAAATGGCCGCCCATGAAGCTGCGTACGCGGCTTTTCCTCAGCATCTCGACGCTCGTCACCGTGGCGTTGCTGGGGCTGCTGCTGGGTCTGGTCAGCATGCTGCAGATGGCTACAGTGCAACAGCGACTGGTGCGCGATACCACCCATGCCCTGGAAGTGGGGCTGAAGTTGCGCCAGAACCTGGGCGAACAGCTGATGCTGATTCTCGATGAAGACACCGCCCCAGAAAGCCTGCGGCTGCTGCAGGACAACTTCCAGGACCTGCTCAACCAAGGGCTGGAACAAGGCGGTGAGCGCACCGGTTTCAGCAAGGCGAGCAGCAATTACCAGGCCTTCCTCCAGACCTATCGCGACAGCGCCACACCCGCTCGCAGCATGGGTGTCGATCAGCCTCTTGGGGCCGCGTTCAATCAGGTGCGCACCGACCTCATCGATTCCCACAAGCAGGCATTGGACCTGATTACCCGTAGCGAGGAACGCACCCGTGACCGCGCATTGCTGGTCAGTGGTGTACTCGGCCTGATGGGGTTGGTGGTGTTGGTACTGGGCTTTATCACCGCGCACAACATCGCCCGGCGTTTCGGCCAGCCGATCGAAGCCTTGGCCAAGGCGGCCGACCAGTTGGGCAAGGGCAATTTCGATGTGACCTTGCCGGTCACCCAGGCCGCCGAGCTCAACCAGCTGACCCGCCGTTTTGGTCTGATGGCCGATGCCTTGCGCAAGCACCAGGCCACCAACGTCGACGAGCTGCTGGCCGGCCAGCAGCGTTTACAGGCGGTACTCGACAGCATCGACGACGGCCTGCTGATCATCGACCGTCAGGGCCGCCTCGAGCACCTCAACCCGGTGGCGCAGCGCCAGCTGGGCTGGAACGACAGCCGCTTGGGCAGCAGCCTGGTCGAAGCCCTGCAGCGCCCCGAGCTTGAGCAACAACTGCGCCAGGTTCTGCGCGGGGGCAGCCTCGACCGCCCACCGGACGACCTGAACATGGAGGTCGATGAAGAATCACGTCTGCTCACCTACAGCCTGACCCCGGTCAGCCACCCGCAGGGACCAATCCTCGGCGCGGTGATGGTGCTGCACGATGTGACCGAGCAAAGGGCCTTCGAGCGGGTGCGCAGCGAATTCGTGCTGCGCGCCTCCCACGAACTGCGTACCCCGGTGACCGGCATGCACATGGCCTTCGGCCTGCTGCGCGAGCGGGTCAAGTTCCCGCCCGAAGCCCGCGAGAACGACCTGCTGGAAACCATCGGCGAAGAAATGCAGCGTCTTACCCAACTGATCAACGACCTGCTCAACTTCTCCCGTTATCAGAGCGGTTTGCAAAAGCTCGAGCTGGCCCCCTGTGCCATCGACGACCTGCTGGACCACGCGCAATCGCGCTTTGCCGAACAGGCCGCGCACAAGCAGATCGAGTTGATCAAGGAACTGGACCCGCCGCTACCGCGTATCCAGGCCGACGTCGCCCAGTTGGACCGAGTGCTGGACAACCTGCTGCACAACGCCATCCGCCATACCGCCAACGGCGGGCGCATCCGCCTGCATGCCAGACGGCATGCAGAACGGGTGATCATCAGCGTCGAGGACAACGGAGAGGGCATTTCCTATGGGCAACAAGCGCGCATCTTCGAGCCTTTCGTGCAGGTAGGTCGCAAGAAAGGCGGCGCTGGGCTGGGGCTCGCGCTGTGCAAGGAAATTGTGCAGCTGCACGGCGGGCGCATGGGCGTGTTTTCGCGGCCGGGGCAGGGGACCCAGTTCTACATGGCGTTGCCGGTCTGA
- the algB gene encoding sigma-54-dependent response regulator transcription factor AlgB, which yields MESAQDNQGRILLVDDESAILRTFRYCLEDEGYSVATANSAAQAETLLQRQVFDLCFLDLRLGEDNGLDVLAQMRIQAPWMRVVIVTAHSAIDTAVDAIQAGAADYLVKPCSPDQLRLATAKQLEVRQLSARLEALEGEIRKPKDGLDSHSPAMMAVLETARQVAITDANILILGESGTGKGELARAIHGWSKRARKACVTINCPSLNAELMESELFGHTRGAFTGASESTLGRVSQADGGTLFLDEIGDFPLTLQPKLLRFIQDKEYERVGDPVTRRADVRILAATNLNLEEMVRESRFREDLLYRLNVITLHLPPLRERSEDILILADRFLARFVKEYSRPARGFSDEARTALLNYRWPGNIRELRNVVERASIICPQERVEISHLGMGEQPAGSAPRVGAALSLDELERAHIGAVLAASDTLDQAAKTLGIDASTLYRKRKQYNL from the coding sequence ATGGAATCAGCCCAGGACAACCAAGGCCGAATTCTGCTGGTGGATGACGAGTCCGCGATCCTGCGCACGTTCCGCTACTGCCTGGAAGACGAGGGCTACAGCGTGGCCACGGCGAACAGCGCCGCCCAGGCAGAAACCCTACTGCAACGCCAGGTGTTCGACCTATGCTTCCTCGATTTGCGCCTGGGTGAAGACAACGGCCTCGACGTGCTGGCACAGATGCGTATCCAGGCCCCGTGGATGCGGGTGGTGATCGTCACCGCGCACTCGGCGATCGACACTGCAGTAGACGCAATCCAGGCCGGCGCTGCAGACTACTTGGTCAAGCCATGCAGCCCCGACCAGTTGCGCCTGGCCACTGCCAAGCAATTGGAGGTGCGCCAGCTTTCTGCACGCCTGGAAGCGCTGGAAGGTGAAATACGCAAACCCAAGGACGGCCTCGACTCCCATAGCCCGGCCATGATGGCGGTGCTTGAAACCGCCCGCCAAGTCGCCATCACTGACGCCAACATCCTCATCCTTGGCGAATCGGGTACCGGCAAGGGCGAGCTGGCACGGGCCATCCATGGTTGGAGCAAGCGTGCACGCAAAGCCTGCGTGACCATCAACTGCCCGTCGCTTAACGCCGAGCTGATGGAAAGCGAGCTATTCGGTCATACCCGCGGCGCCTTCACCGGCGCCAGCGAAAGCACCCTCGGGCGGGTCAGCCAGGCTGACGGGGGCACGCTATTCCTCGACGAGATCGGCGATTTCCCGCTGACCTTGCAGCCCAAACTGTTGCGTTTCATCCAGGACAAGGAATACGAACGCGTCGGCGACCCGGTTACCCGGCGTGCCGATGTACGTATCCTGGCTGCCACCAACCTCAACCTTGAAGAGATGGTGCGCGAAAGCCGCTTTCGCGAAGACCTGCTGTATCGCTTGAACGTGATTACCCTGCACCTGCCCCCGCTGCGCGAGCGCAGTGAAGACATCCTCATCCTGGCCGACCGCTTCCTCGCCCGTTTCGTCAAGGAATACTCCCGGCCCGCCCGCGGTTTCAGTGACGAGGCGCGAACCGCCCTGCTCAACTACCGCTGGCCTGGCAACATTCGTGAACTGCGCAACGTAGTGGAACGGGCCAGCATCATCTGCCCGCAGGAACGCGTGGAGATCAGCCACCTGGGCATGGGTGAACAACCCGCCGGCAGTGCCCCGCGCGTAGGTGCCGCACTTAGCCTGGATGAGCTGGAGCGTGCCCATATCGGTGCCGTACTGGCCGCCAGCGATACCCTCGACCAAGCCGCCAAGACCTTGGGCATCGATGCTTCTACCCTGTACCGCAAGCGCAAGCAGTACAACCTATGA
- a CDS encoding BON domain-containing protein, translating into MPFSLRTAVLAATLLPIFTPAFADPVQDARLEGALQTALSLNRMLDSFRIKVEVDGKQARLSGEVENEVERQLAEDVARATRGIEQVENLLQLNAQLVERPQELRAYAQRLEDVTLAAVIRARLLWSRTTEKAPIEVQSSEGVVTLRGKVDSAEAKELAGVVARTTDGVYLVNNLVSLDTAAMAKARETPAGAPIGPQPSDSWIIDKIQSSYRFSRNLDGLNLKVASEAGMVRLSGEVVSAEQKTIAVEIARQIIGVRGVDADLLKVATKVEG; encoded by the coding sequence ATGCCCTTTTCCCTGCGTACAGCCGTTTTGGCCGCCACCCTGCTGCCAATCTTTACCCCGGCATTCGCCGACCCTGTGCAGGACGCGCGCCTGGAAGGCGCCCTGCAAACCGCCTTGTCACTGAACCGCATGCTTGATTCATTTCGCATCAAGGTTGAAGTGGACGGCAAGCAGGCGCGGCTTTCCGGTGAGGTGGAGAACGAGGTCGAGCGGCAGCTGGCCGAGGACGTGGCCCGTGCTACCCGGGGCATCGAACAGGTAGAGAACCTGCTGCAGCTCAATGCCCAACTGGTGGAGCGTCCGCAGGAGCTGCGTGCCTACGCCCAGCGCCTGGAGGACGTGACCCTGGCGGCGGTGATCCGTGCTCGGCTGTTGTGGAGCCGTACCACCGAAAAGGCACCTATAGAAGTACAGAGCAGCGAGGGTGTGGTGACGTTGCGTGGCAAGGTCGACAGTGCCGAAGCCAAGGAGCTGGCGGGCGTGGTAGCGCGTACCACCGACGGCGTGTACCTGGTCAACAACCTGGTCAGCCTCGATACCGCCGCCATGGCCAAGGCGCGGGAAACACCGGCGGGCGCGCCAATCGGGCCGCAGCCAAGCGACAGCTGGATCATCGACAAGATCCAGAGCAGTTATCGCTTCAGCCGCAACCTCGATGGCCTGAACCTGAAGGTGGCCAGCGAAGCAGGCATGGTGCGGCTCTCGGGCGAGGTGGTCAGCGCGGAGCAGAAAACCATCGCCGTGGAGATCGCCCGGCAAATCATCGGCGTACGGGGCGTGGATGCTGACCTGCTGAAAGTCGCGACCAAGGTGGAAGGCTGA
- a CDS encoding DUF1328 domain-containing protein, with the protein MLSWAITFLIIAIVAAVLGFGGIAGAATGIAKILFIVFLVLFVASFFFGRGRG; encoded by the coding sequence ATGCTGAGTTGGGCTATCACTTTCCTCATCATCGCCATTGTCGCCGCTGTATTGGGCTTCGGTGGTATCGCGGGCGCTGCTACAGGTATCGCCAAGATCCTGTTCATTGTCTTCCTGGTGTTGTTTGTAGCCTCCTTCTTCTTTGGACGCGGACGAGGTTGA
- a CDS encoding inhibitor of vertebrate lysozyme family protein, with the protein MSRKLRSAVVAALLLGGSAAAMAANDGQVRVDQLLGSDPEYRETWQDTLEGEERLPDWVVNLTGSSQQQMSAVTEDGDKYLVGPLCEKQDNCTYKRLIVAFSWDKDDAYGMLVEVPEGLPSDKSPTRHAQYRWLGEPDDGMKAMLQEQLKRDPNWY; encoded by the coding sequence ATGAGCAGGAAGCTTCGTTCAGCCGTGGTCGCCGCCCTGCTGCTGGGCGGCAGCGCGGCGGCCATGGCGGCCAATGACGGCCAGGTTCGGGTCGACCAACTGCTCGGCTCGGACCCGGAGTACCGGGAAACCTGGCAGGACACCCTCGAAGGCGAGGAACGCCTGCCCGATTGGGTGGTCAATCTGACCGGCAGTTCTCAGCAGCAGATGTCTGCCGTTACTGAGGACGGCGACAAGTACCTGGTCGGCCCGCTGTGCGAAAAACAGGACAATTGCACCTACAAGCGGCTGATCGTGGCGTTCAGCTGGGACAAGGATGATGCCTACGGGATGCTCGTCGAGGTGCCCGAAGGTTTGCCGAGCGACAAGTCGCCCACCCGTCATGCGCAGTACCGCTGGCTGGGCGAACCTGACGACGGCATGAAGGCAATGCTGCAGGAGCAGCTCAAGCGTGACCCGAACTGGTACTGA
- the gltP gene encoding glutamate/aspartate:proton symporter GltP produces MKKAKLSLAWQIVIGLVLGVAIGALLNHFSAEKAWWISNVLQPAGDIFIRLIKMIVVPIVISSLIVGIAGVGDAKKLGSIGLKTIIYFEVVTTIAIVVGLVLANLFHPGAGIDMSTLGTVDISKYQATAAEVQHEHAFIETLLNLIPSNIFAALMRGEMLPIIFFSVMFGLGLSSLQAELRDPLVRTFQAVSETMFKVTHMIMNYAPIGVFALIAVTVANFGFSSLLPLAKLVVLVYFAIAFFAFMVLGLVARLFGFSVIKIMRIMKDELILAYSTSSSETVLPRVIEKMEKYGAPKSICSFVVPTGYSFNLDGSTLYQSIAAIFIAQLYGIDLSWSQQLLLVLTLMVTSKGIAGVPGVSFVVLLATLGSVGIPLEGLAFIAGVDRIMDMARTALNVVGNALAALVIARWEGMYDAVKGEQYYASLMAEKQGAVVVGETAKR; encoded by the coding sequence ATGAAGAAGGCAAAACTGAGCCTCGCCTGGCAGATCGTCATCGGTCTGGTCCTGGGTGTTGCAATCGGCGCGCTACTGAATCATTTCAGTGCAGAAAAGGCATGGTGGATCAGCAACGTCCTTCAGCCCGCTGGTGACATCTTCATCCGCCTGATCAAGATGATCGTCGTCCCGATCGTGATTTCGTCGCTGATCGTGGGCATCGCCGGTGTTGGCGACGCGAAGAAACTGGGCAGCATCGGCCTGAAGACCATCATCTACTTCGAAGTGGTGACCACGATCGCCATCGTCGTAGGCCTTGTGCTGGCCAACCTGTTCCATCCGGGTGCCGGCATCGACATGAGCACCCTGGGCACTGTGGATATCTCCAAGTACCAGGCGACAGCGGCCGAAGTACAACATGAGCACGCGTTCATCGAAACCCTGCTCAACCTGATTCCGTCGAACATCTTCGCAGCGCTGATGCGTGGCGAAATGCTGCCGATCATCTTCTTCTCGGTGATGTTCGGCCTGGGTCTGTCGAGCCTGCAGGCAGAGCTGCGTGACCCGCTGGTGCGTACCTTCCAGGCTGTTTCGGAGACCATGTTCAAGGTCACCCACATGATCATGAACTACGCCCCGATCGGCGTGTTCGCCCTGATTGCGGTGACCGTGGCCAACTTCGGTTTCAGCTCGCTGCTGCCGCTGGCCAAGCTGGTGGTGCTGGTGTACTTCGCCATTGCCTTCTTCGCCTTCATGGTACTGGGCCTGGTTGCCCGCCTGTTCGGCTTCTCGGTGATCAAGATCATGCGCATCATGAAAGATGAGCTGATCCTGGCCTACTCCACCTCCAGTTCGGAAACCGTGCTGCCGCGGGTGATCGAGAAGATGGAGAAGTACGGCGCGCCGAAGTCGATCTGCTCGTTCGTGGTACCGACCGGCTATTCGTTCAACCTAGACGGTTCGACCCTGTACCAGAGCATCGCGGCGATCTTCATTGCCCAGTTGTACGGTATCGACCTGTCGTGGAGCCAGCAGCTGCTGCTGGTGCTGACCCTGATGGTCACTTCCAAAGGTATCGCGGGTGTGCCGGGCGTATCGTTCGTGGTACTGCTGGCCACCTTGGGCAGCGTGGGCATTCCGCTGGAAGGCCTGGCCTTCATCGCGGGCGTGGACCGCATCATGGACATGGCCCGTACTGCACTGAACGTTGTGGGCAACGCCTTGGCTGCATTGGTCATTGCTCGCTGGGAAGGCATGTACGACGCGGTCAAGGGCGAGCAGTACTACGCCTCGCTGATGGCCGAGAAGCAGGGAGCTGTAGTGGTTGGCGAAACCGCCAAGCGCTGA
- a CDS encoding nucleoside recognition domain-containing protein, whose product MLNGLWLGFFLVAAVSAMAQWLVGGNAGIFAAMVESIFAMAKLSVEVMVLLFGTLTLWLGFLKIAEKAGIVEWLAKVLGPLFARLMPEVPPGHPALGLITMNFAANGLGLDNAATPIGLKAMRALQELNPGSTTASNAQILFLVLNASSLTLLPVTVFMYRAQQGAPDPTMVFLPILLATSVSTLVGLLSVAVMQRLRLWDPVVLAYFIPGALLLGGFMAFLGTLSAAALASLSSLLGNLTLFGVIMLFLVVGALKRVKVYEAFVEGATEGFDVAKSLLPYLVAMLVAVGVLRASGALELALDGIRHAVSWMGLDTRFVEGLPTALVKPFSGSAARAMLIETMQTQGVDSFPALVAATIQGSTETTFYVLAVYFGAVGIQRVRHAVGCALLAEFSGVVAAIFVCYWFFA is encoded by the coding sequence ATGCTCAACGGCCTTTGGCTCGGCTTTTTCCTGGTGGCGGCGGTGTCCGCCATGGCCCAATGGCTGGTGGGTGGCAACGCAGGCATCTTCGCGGCAATGGTCGAAAGCATCTTCGCCATGGCCAAGCTGTCGGTCGAGGTGATGGTGCTGCTGTTCGGCACACTGACCCTGTGGCTGGGCTTTCTGAAGATCGCCGAGAAGGCCGGTATCGTCGAGTGGCTGGCCAAGGTGCTAGGCCCGCTGTTCGCCCGCCTGATGCCGGAGGTGCCGCCCGGCCACCCAGCCCTGGGCCTGATCACCATGAACTTCGCTGCCAACGGCCTGGGACTGGACAACGCTGCTACGCCGATTGGCCTGAAGGCCATGCGCGCGCTGCAGGAGCTGAACCCCGGCAGCACTACCGCGAGCAACGCGCAGATCCTGTTCCTGGTGCTCAACGCCTCGTCGCTGACCCTGCTGCCGGTAACCGTCTTCATGTACCGGGCCCAGCAAGGCGCGCCAGACCCGACCATGGTGTTTCTGCCGATCCTGCTAGCGACCAGCGTCTCGACCCTGGTTGGTCTGCTGTCGGTGGCAGTGATGCAGCGTTTGCGTCTGTGGGACCCGGTGGTGCTTGCCTACTTCATCCCCGGCGCTTTGCTGCTGGGAGGCTTCATGGCTTTTCTTGGCACCCTGTCGGCCGCCGCGCTGGCCAGCCTGTCGTCGCTCCTGGGCAACCTCACGCTGTTTGGCGTGATCATGCTGTTCCTGGTGGTGGGCGCCCTGAAACGGGTGAAGGTGTATGAAGCCTTTGTCGAAGGCGCCACGGAAGGCTTCGATGTGGCCAAGAGCCTGCTGCCCTACCTGGTGGCGATGCTGGTGGCGGTGGGTGTGCTGCGCGCCTCTGGTGCCCTGGAGCTGGCCCTGGACGGTATCCGCCATGCGGTTAGCTGGATGGGCCTGGACACGCGCTTCGTCGAGGGCCTGCCCACCGCGCTGGTCAAGCCGTTCTCTGGCAGCGCAGCGCGGGCAATGCTGATCGAGACCATGCAGACCCAAGGCGTGGACAGTTTCCCTGCCTTGGTGGCAGCGACGATTCAGGGCAGCACCGAAACCACCTTCTACGTACTGGCCGTGTACTTTGGTGCCGTGGGCATCCAGCGCGTGCGCCATGCGGTCGGTTGCGCACTGCTGGCCGAGTTTTCAGGGGTAGTCGCGGCGATCTTCGTCTGCTACTGGTTCTTTGCCTGA
- a CDS encoding ABC-type transport auxiliary lipoprotein family protein: MNPSLRLLTLAASLSLASACSILPQSEPVDHYRLPVNQPSRTAPPLDWSLRLNKPLASEVLAGPRIAVVPQGNVVSSYKGARWSDAAPVLLRNRLLDGFQREGQVQRLSADDSNLQADYELAGELQAFQSEYRTDGAVEVVIRYDARLVQGRNQRILASKRFEIRQPLDDKQVSAVVAGFGQASDQLVGQVVNWTITQANQAQLKLQAKNQ, translated from the coding sequence ATGAATCCGTCGCTGCGCCTGCTGACCCTGGCGGCCTCGCTGAGCCTGGCCAGTGCCTGCTCGATCCTGCCGCAGAGCGAACCTGTGGATCATTATCGCCTGCCGGTGAACCAGCCCAGCCGCACAGCGCCGCCGCTGGACTGGTCATTGCGCCTGAACAAGCCGCTGGCCAGTGAAGTGTTGGCCGGGCCAAGGATTGCCGTGGTTCCCCAGGGCAATGTGGTGAGCAGCTACAAGGGCGCGCGCTGGAGCGATGCGGCCCCGGTGCTGCTGCGTAACCGCTTGCTCGACGGGTTCCAGCGTGAGGGCCAGGTACAGCGCCTGAGCGCTGACGACAGTAACCTGCAGGCAGACTACGAACTGGCCGGCGAGCTGCAGGCCTTTCAGAGTGAATACCGCACGGATGGGGCAGTGGAGGTGGTGATCCGCTATGACGCTCGCTTGGTCCAGGGCCGCAACCAACGCATCCTGGCCAGCAAGCGCTTCGAAATCCGCCAACCGCTGGACGACAAACAGGTATCAGCAGTGGTCGCCGGCTTCGGCCAGGCCAGCGACCAGCTGGTGGGGCAAGTCGTGAACTGGACCATCACCCAGGCCAATCAGGCACAACTGAAGCTTCAGGCAAAGAACCAGTAG